The genomic window ACTCACCACCGCAAAATACAGGTTTTTTTGAGTTACCTCAAGATATTCTTTTGTTCAACAGCAAAAACATGATGCCGCTACAAGGAAGTTTCAGCTGAAGTATTTTTTGCCTTCAAGAGGCAAACATATCTCTTAGATAAATAACGCATAATTCTTTCTACGCAAATGTGTTCTACCTTTTAATAAAGTAAAGTTAAGAGTGGGGCATGCTTTGAGCTGTTTTTAATTCAGGCGAAAATATGGAAACCCTGAAAACCCTCAAAATCATCAGTAAAcccaaaaatgccaaactcGAATCAAAATCTCTGACCGATTGCAGGGGTGCAAACTGAAAgtgtggcccaaaaaaaaaaaagaccaagttaaataaaataaacaaacaaatgcctCATTACatgcgaaattaaatttaaatgtttgcttAATGCGATTCCAGAGTTGCCCGTGGTGCCCGTAGTCCCAACACCCAACTCCGGGCTACCGGGTTCACAATATTTCCGGAATGGGGGCGGAAAAGGTATACGGAACTAAACAAACCCAAGCACCAGGAccatcaaatttaatttcattttgaagCCCTGGGCTAACCAAGGATGATgaggacgatgacgatgacgatgacgaggacGATGGTGATGGTGACGGGTCGCCGACGCATGCttagaaaaatatttctgGTATTTTTACCCCTCAGCTTTTCCCcattttggttatttttccttttttttcgggtTCCTTACCGAGTGGAGAAATTAGAATTTTTGCGTGTGTCTGCGGTCGCCGCATTTGGACGCCGACGGATGCCGCCATCGCCTGCGGCCGCATATCCTGACACCACGCCCCCCGGAAAGCGCCCagaatttaatatatttatacaggGAATGTGAGCAGATGCGGAGGATATCTACGGATTTTTGAAAACCTTCCAGATAATCGAAGAAAAACGATTAGATCTTAAAATATTGCCAGAAAGGAGCATACTCTCCatatgtgtatttatatttttgtatatttatcgACTGAAACCTcactataaaattaatattacaaGAAGACCcatatgttttaaatatcATGAATCTGTAAAAAGTACCTtcaaaatgcttaaaaaaagTTAGAAAGTGAAAACGGTTGAATAGAATCACTGTGCATACTGTGAGCTATATCATATGTTCAGTTAAAGGGTAAAGAGCGCTTAATGAGTAACTGCTAGTCGAATATGCAGCTCATTACGAGCAAATAAGGCCAGAATCTGGCGGAGACAAAGTCataataatttcaatattttgtttgtcgtTGATGTGGCTGTCAGCGGCAAACTGTCAGCACAAGGCGTTTATTTGACAGCCGCTGGGGATTAGAGGATGGGTGAAACTCTGTTGGCCAATGGGGCGGATGGATAGATTGTCGGTGGCGTTGGTTTTTGGGCGGCACgctcaattaaaatatataatttttgcgCAAAAAACGACGGCAGTAAAATGGGCGAAACAACGGGAGTCGGGTAGATCCTGGTTGGGATCTGCATCCCATTGCATTCACATGcccataaattaaaaacttaataacGAGCGGTGCGCAGCAGCCGCGCCGAAACCAGGACATGCCCAATACGTGTGTCCTGCTCCTGGCGACATCCGCAGTCACGTCACCAATTCCCTCTCCGCCCCCCTTCGCCCCTCCCTCTGCCAGTCCTGCGGACGATGGGATGCGGCTGCGGCAGCAATAAATCGCTaacagcaaataaatcaacGCGCATAAATTCCAATGTTCGGCGAGGATGCCTGCCCCGACTTTATTTACGACATTGCGACAAAGACAGAGTTACAGCAAAATGCGCCCCGTACCCTCGGCGCCTGTGCCCCTCTACCCCCCACCCTCCACATGGCCACCGCCCGTCCGTGCCCCTGACTCCGTCCCTGACCCCCGCCGCTGACCCCCTTGCATTGAGCGGTACGAGGTCAAGTCGATGGGACAGAGGCACCAAGCCCACGACAGGGAAACTCCTTGAGAAACTCCTGCTGGCTATGCCGTTCACGCTTCTCAAAAATCATTTCCAAAGTCTTGCTTTTTTCCATTCAAAGTCAGTTTAAAGGATCCTTTCTATAAGATTCTTTTGTTGGTTCAGAACCTTTTCAAATACGTTCCGATTTCTAACTAGTCTAAATATTACTAAACAGTAACGGAAACATTATCAGTAATAGTATTCATTTCAAGTGGTTTTATTGATAGATTCTTATAAAAGTCACACTCGTTTTGTGCCACATTATCCTTAATTAGTTGGCATGGCCATTTGAGAAAGAAGTAACTCAaccatttttgaaaaactgTTTGGACCAAGCGAATCGCATGCTGCAAGTGGCAAAGCCAATGAACATGAAAAAGGTTGACCTCAGTGTCGTGGCAATATGTGCTGGAAAAATGTCATCCAGCGCTGTCCGTGGTTAACCGAAGAGGAGTTGCTTGCCAAGGGTTAAAAGGGTTAACCCACGactgaaacaaaaagcagcGATGGAAGGAAAACCAACGAAAATGGTAGTTGGCAGGACAGAGGACGACGGCGGCAAGGACGAGTATATTTGGCGCATTTAAACAAAAGGATGCCGTGTGCTAGGCAAATAGACAAAGGACATGTCCGGACACATGCGAGGCGCCAAATCAAGCAGTGATTTATGGCCCAGCCAAAGGATTGCCAAGGAGCTGGAATAGGAACTCACTGAACACGGAACCGGAGAAAAAGTGCACACAACTAGCATTAGCACCCTTGTAAATGTGTAAAACCGCCAGGGACACGGGGACACcaacaaatcataaaaatcCGAGCGGCATAAAAAAATAGAATCCCATCCTGGACGGAACGAATAACCAGCACCCATTAGTTGCGCCACTCGGGCCGTTCGGCACAAGAAACCTCTGGCGAGGcgataatttatttatttcggaTTATTTATTGCACATACATCATAATTCCTCGAGACTCGCtggcaaatatattttattcctTAAGCACTCCCGACCCCGTCTCCCAAGATGCAAGAATTATAACTTTCAACAATGAAGGATGcgccataaattaaaaattccaaactTAAAAACGCAACAATAAATACACGACTCTCGTGGGGAGAGGGGAACGAACGAACGAGGATTCCTGGCAATCGCCAGGAACAGGACATGCAGTTGATTTATTTCTCCTCTATGGAAAATCACAGAGGAGCGCAATTTTCCACCCCGCATCCCGCATCTCGCAAAGCCGGGAGATGTTTCAAAGAAACGGAagtatttatttcataatcGTTATGATGTAATGAAGAAAGCGTCGACGTTTTCGAAGGATTTGGCGGGATTGCAGACATGGATCATGTGCATTTTTCGAAAgtaaagcatttaaaatttaatttttcagcattgcatatacatatatagcgTATTGGCTTTAAATACCTAATAACATTCCCCTTAAAGTTCCAatcatattttccattttatagCCTATGTACTTGGGTATCTTGGGATGCAGCGCACAGTGTGAATGATTCAAGGAACTGCGCAGAATTGAAAGGACGAGTACGAATAAACCGAAACACATCCTCCACATCCAAAATACGTGGCGCATATTAAATTCTTATAAAATCGGCACTCACCAAGGGATGCTCGTCCTGGGGGAGGCGCCGCGGGGGAAGGGCGCGAGTTGGGATATGGATAGACTAGGGTGCTATTGTCAAGAGTTGGAAGGATTTCATGGAAGCATGGAACCCTCTGCCTCAACCACTACCTCTATCCCGCTGCGATATTAAAAACTTGTTGCTAATAAAAAGATTCGGATATGGTTGTCGATGTGGCATTTTCATAATGCCTCCGATGATCATCACTGGGTGCAGTGGCAGATGATGCCGTTGATGATGACATCAATGACATTTGTTGCGGTTCAATAAATTCGCAAGCGCTCGGAAACACGCCATATACTCAGCGCtggcactgagagaaatgcaTTGAAAGTGTTTTAATTTGGACTACTAATTTGGAAATCAATGCAAAAACtataatatatacttataatttgtttagttttacTTCAGTGAATTGTAGCTTTATAGAAATCTCAAAATGTAACAGAATTCTAAACTTCATTTGCAATACAAGACTAGCTTGAACGAGCGCTACTTGGTAGCCATCTATCGGATTATCTATCCACTTACACAGAAGTTTCTTTCAGTGATCGTGCTCGTATGTGCAGAGCGCGTACCCGGCTTTATAGACCCTAAGTAGGCTTGAGGCTCACTGCGCATTTAATTGTTGCAGAAACGCAGATGAGGAGGGGAACATATCGAGCGGACAAGTTAAGCGTCGTAGTGGCAATTGTCAAACCGAAACGCTTCGCCATTCATCGGCAGCGGGTGTTGTTTAGCTGTCGGATAATCCGATGCATGTTTCCGTTGATTAAAGTGACATACATAGGGACACACAGGGCCACAATTTGCCGCTGGGGCCATTGGTCCCATGGATTTTCCCGTGGGGGGACGACCGACACCCGTCGATTGTCTATAAGCCGGCTGCAGTTCCCTGTATTTGAAGTGCCAAAAAGCACACTTTGGAtgctatttttttgttgtggcGCCGTTTGTGCTCGTATTATTGAGTTGTCGAGTGAGCGCTTTGGCAAGGATTTATGCTCGATGGCGATGATATTTGTTTAGCCGCTTAGTTTACCATTTGTCcattgtttttcattttcccgATTCTCGTTCCCTTTGAACCCGGCTTAAACACACAGTTTTCGCCAAAAGTATTACGTAAAAAACTGTGGGACAGTTTAAGGTTTACGAATAgattataagttttttttgttaggcacaccgaaaataaattaaagaaatgtgaaataatatttattaaatgaaatattttatatattcgtTTACCTAGCATTCCACTTCAAGCTGATTTATTGCAAACCTAGTGCTTCAAGTAATTAAATGGTATTTACATTTGGTTAAGTTATAAAATGATTTCTCAAACAGAAAATCATATTGCTACAAGGTTGTAAATGCTACAAAGCATTTAATCGATTTAAAgatgtatatttaaaaaactgaTGGAAACCAATCTAAATAAGATACTAATAAAGATTTCTAAAAACTGCAGTAGTAATCACTCCACTTGAGTAAGCAGTTATTACGTTAAACCTGCGATGTCAAAGTCAttaacaacaaaacaacagaaaTGTAAACCAGCAGGAAAACCCGGCCATACTGGGCATTGTGCTAATAATTTTCGGTGCTTATATggtgattttcttttttgttttgtcggCTTCAGCACTCAGCCTCACATGGGAATAAGCGGCTGAGTCTTGGATTTGAACACCCAACTTATTACGTTCCCCAACGCCGAAATTACTTAATCAAAGTTGGATTATCTGCCCAGCTCAGCGAGTAAACAGCGGCAAGTTGGTaagtgggtgagtgggtgaTGATGGGTGGCTTCTTGCATGGGTTCCATTTGAATTAGAAGCGCCAACTCGACCGGAAGTCGGCAGAGCAGAGTTTGACTGCCAGCATGGGGTACTTGGCACACATATGCCAGGCCACACTGTGGCAAGTCCGgtacacagaaagaaatgcTCAGTAAAAGATTACGGGTTAACTTGATTATATAAGCTAAAGGCCACAAGCAGAAGAACTAAGAGAAAAGCACAATGagttgtataaataaaatcattttataaGAGCTTTCTATAGGTGTATTATGTGTAGGAACTATTAATAATAGTAATTTCACTCTGTGATTACTCGGAatttttcttgcatttttgttgatattttggCTCTGTGTGCCTTTCTTACAGGAAAAAGGCTGCAGCTGGAACTAAATTAAATTCCGTGTCTAATGCTCGCCATGGATTAGTACCAAACAACGCCTCAACTTGCCACGCCTCATCGCCTCATCGCCTCATCGGCTAAGACGGgcaatattaaataatttttcccATCTCCCAGGACTCAGGACGCAGGACTCGGTACACACACATATGGCATGAATTCAGGAGCTCATTGTTTTGCATCGCAGCCAAGTGAAATGGAGTAGAGCCGAGGGTGTAGCTGTGTAAAGCTGTGGGTATCtgggtatctgtatctatgtGTGTGAGCATGAGCCGGCTGTCCCAACCAGGAGACGAAAGATTAAAGTCTCCCGTGGCGAACTTAATAATAAAAGCCCAGGACCACAGTGCTCCTGTCCGCCTGCAATGCGAGTGTGGTGTTGGCACAAAAGTATTTAGTGGGCAGGGGCCAAATCCAAGGGGTATTGGGCGCAAATCTTTTTTCGAGTGCCAGACATTAGCAGCATTagaccaacaacaacaacaacaacaagctaTCGCATACAGATATCACTTCTacttgtatatacatacatttgtatatatatatatacatttatatagaGATATATGAAGCAGGCATTGCACAACACCGAAAACCCGCaggcgaaatgcaaaatgggGGGAAGAGTGGAAGCCACGGGTTCACCAAATAACCAAAGGACTTATGCCGACTCAGGCCGGGATTTGAGGTGTTTTCAGTGGGAGTGGGGCTCATGGGTGGTTGGAAGCCAATGCAGTAAATGTATCTGCATTGTAAGCGGCAAATATGAAAATCCTGCGCAGCGGCTGATACTGATAATCTCCATTCGACATAGCCAACTTGTAATTATCATTGCGGTTTGTCTATTTGGGCAAGATTACAACCGAAATATGAAAGCGTTATTAATATCAATAATAgccattttcgttttggtACTTTCAAATACTTTAAAGCATTTACTTTTCCTATATTTAGGAGGCCGCTTACTCCTTTTTAATGATAAAAGTACGGATTTGCAGGGGCTTTAAGGTCACACTGAACTCCGAGTCATCCTGAGACCTATCAGCTGCCAAGGGCTTATGCAAACTGGTGAAGTACTCCGGACTTGAGGGAACAGGACCAGAACCATCATGGTGGAACTTCAGGCGCTTCATATCGCTTAGCGGAAGGTTGCCGTCCAGGGTCGTTTCACGAATCTCCAGTCCACCAAGGTCATCGAAAATTTGCCGAATACTGAAGCTAACCACATGGCCCTCAGTCTGATCCAAAAAGTTCTCGAAACGCAGCAGAATTTCGTCCTTGGAATAGGGCTCCAGGGTAAGCAGATGAACCGACTGTGGCAAGTCATTGAAATCGGACAACGACTTGGTTACATCACTTTGGATGTTACTAGATTTGCTGAAGAACTTCCAGAAGGGCAGATGAATCTCTTTCTCTGCCACGCGTTCGGATGCAGTGGCTCCATCTTCGACAGAGTTGAGGTACAGAAACAGTTTGCCACGGGCAATCAGTCCTTTTCCGAACTGTTGCTCATTGATGGCTTCGGCAGCTCCTGATCCGTCGGCGAAAATGTGACGACGATGCAGCATCATCTCCAAACGTCCGTCCTCCAAGCTGGCGCCTCCCTGAGAACGGTCATTGAGCAGGACCATTCGCTTGCTAGCATCCTGCAGAGCCATCCTGGATGTGACTGGATAGTAGTTTCCGCTCACAGGCTGCTCACTCAAATCGGGACTAAAGTCCTCCCGCTTGTCCTTTTCCCTCCTCATCATTTCACGACCATTGGAGTCGGTGTAGAAGACTCCACCGGAGGCGATTCCACTTTTGAAGATGGTCACGATCTCCTTGCCCAGCTCATCGTCAATGGGAACAGGACCCACTAGCCACTCGAACTCCACTCGGTTGACTCCCTCGTAGATGCGGATCACCTGCGAGATCCACTCGTTCACATGCTGGTGGACTTCCTTGACGGATTCGCCCTCGTACACAGTGAAATCAAAAGCATCTTCCAGGAGTTCCAAGTCTGAATCCTGGCGGAATATGTAGTGACAAGATCGGGCAGTCTTGTACATTCCAAAAGTCTGTCCAATATCTTCAGAAACTCCATTCATTTCAACGGTCTTCAAGCGTCCTGTGTTATTGTCAATCACCAGTTTTATAAGCTAgtatggaaaataaatatttaggGATGAGTACTTTTGTAACCTTTGTTGTTCATACTGTAAAACTCACCGAGTTTTGCACAACTGTCTCTTGATCATCGAGGGGCTCTAGGTCGGTTTTCAAGGAGTGAACCTTCTTGAAACGTTTAGGAACATTCAAGTTTGATTCTTTCTCATTGATGAACTGTTTAGTTTGAGTGGTCAGAGTGTTATCAGTTGCTGTAGTTTTATCAACCTTTTTGATAAAGTACGTAGCGATCTTATTAACGGATGCCTTGAAAACCAGCTCATGCTGAGTGTCGTTGTTGCGGAATTCCAGTGCCAAGACTTCCCAGGGCACTGGGACCAACTCAGAAGCCACCACTGCACCCTTCTCGTCGGTAACCTGGTAGTTTTCCTCCTTGACAGGCACTCGCACATACTGCACAGACGTGTGAGCCAATGGGTTGTACAGGGTAACCATGAAGTCATCGGCATTTTCCTTGGTAAAGGCGCACTCGCTTATATTCAATTTGAGACAGCTTTCGAACTCTCCACTTGGCTGATTGGTAAGCACTCGAAGGGCATCGCGAGCTGTGTTGGCGCCTCCCAAAATGGCATCATATAGGAGGCGATCGTAGTCATTGGACACTTCCTGTTTCTCGGTGCCCGTGATGGCATCGTGGTGCTGCATAACAGCCATGATCTGCCGCAGATAGTCCAAGTCTCTGGTCTGTTCTTCGCCTGAAAGATCGGCAAGGACACTCAGCTGCTTGGCCACTTGGAGAATGTGGTTGCCATCACGCTCAAATCGCTTCTGGGTGGGGCGAGAGGTGAAGAATCCTGTCCAGAAGCTCTTTGCCTCGTGAGAATGGGGCAGGAAGTCCTGTGTCTTGCTGGGCCAGCTTTGGAGGCTCTTGTGCAGCGAGTTCAGATAGCATCCAGCAGTTGAATAGAAGATATTGTACTTGGAGCCACTGGCCTGGCGCTCATTGACATATCTAAGGATAATCTATTACAAAACTGTACTAACTTGTTAGATATATCAAACCTACTTGATCAGCTTGTCCATGTTCTTGTAGTTCATGTAGGCATTTTCGTATTGAAAGTCATCGCCCATGGGCACCATTATGTGAGTAGAGCGATAATATCCAGCCAAGTTGGAAGCATAGTTGAGGAAATCGTCCACCCGCGACTTGACATTGTTGTCGTAGCTCTTGCCATCAATTATGGGATCATCTTGGCAGAGGGAGTCGAAGCAAAAGCCAGGAGGAGCAGAGTAGTGATTGTAGAGCATGCCCGTGAAGAAGTCCATTTCCTCCAGGGTCTCGCTGGCATCCCAGACCATTTCAAGGCCCAGGTTATCCACTCGCTTGTTCTTGTCATTCTGATCCATGCGTGCAAAGAACTGGCCATCGAAGGCCATTTGGGCAAACATCGATGCCTGCTCCCTGGAGTGGCCAAAGGCATCGATCTGCCAGCCGACGCGGGGGCGACCACAAACTCCAAAGTTGTCATTCAAGAACCTTGTAAATATGGGTTTCCGATTATATGGTAAAGAACTTTGTATGCACTATGTTCTTACTTTAAGCCAACGGCAAACTGGTCGATCACACTCTGGTAGTTCACGGCAGCCTCATCGTTCATGCTCCAGGCGCCACCGGTGAATTCCAGACGACCCTCGTTCACCAGAGTCCTGACCAGCTGCTTCTTGGCTTCCGATTGATCCTCCCACCATTTGGCAAAGAAACCCGTCTCCACCTGGATGAAGCGGCGACGTGAGTCTTTGCTCAGCTCGGCAACAACGGTATCGAATATATATTGCACTCCAGCATGTTGAATGTTGTGCTTATTGCCATAATAGTACTGATCGACCGTTTTCAGCCAACCCAAGTCGTCATGGGAGTGGGGCACCAAGTGAATATTGATCATATTGGACTTTGTGTCGGGACATGACTGTATAAACCAACTCATTAATACCTATGCTTTAAAGGACTCTTGTTTTGCTCACCTCGTAACCACACACAGCCTCTGATGGCGTGACATGAGAGGCGATCAAGGCCAAGAAAATGGCCAAGATATTTACAGAACCCATTTTGCAGAGTTCCCTAACCAACGACTACAAACCAAGAACTGGCTTTACTGGCTTTAAAAGTTTCCACATTTATAAACTTCTCAAGGGGGGGTTATCTGATAAGTAATCACCACTTCagaatattttgaattttaagtAGTTTAAAGAGCTAATTAACTAAAAACCAACCGCTAGTAAAAAGTCTCAAAGGGTAAGTACCCTGCGTTTTATTTGCGCCCCATGCAGAGCTCGTGTTTCCGACATAATCACACTGTACTTGTTACTTGTTGGCCTTTCTTCGATTTGGCATGAATTGCAGCTCTTATCACTCAATAacttaaatggattttaattgGTAATAACCCACTTGAAGATAACTAAAGGTTTATGATTGCGCGCCCCATGCAGGTCTAAGATTATAGTCAATGGAGCTCTAATCTACAGAAAAGGGAAAGCAACACATGCAGAAGTAGCCGATAATGATAATGAGCCCACAAAGATATGAACcaagtaattttatttttaatcatttatttCTTATACTTTTCTTACACcgttttaataataaatgtgCGAATTTGCATGGGATATAGAGTTACAGCAAACAGTGAGGCCTCGTCCGATTCGACAGCCTCAAGTGGCTTGTGCTGAGCCGTAGAATATTCCACGGATGCCGGCTTGTTTCCGGATTCTTGGGCATGGAACTTAAATCGCTTCATGTCGCTCAGAGGCATGTTTCCATCCAAGGTGGTTTCCCTGATCGCCGAGCCCCCAAGACTATCGAATATGTCTCGTATGTTGAAGCTAGTCACCCTTCCTTCATATTTATCCAAGAAATGCTCAAAGCGGATCAAAATTTCATTCTCGGTGAAGAACTCCAAGGTGAGTAGGTGAACCGACTGGGGAAGATCATTAAAGTCGAGTGGGGATTTTGCTGGAGCCGCTTGGACTCCACCTGCCTGGCTAAAGAACTTCCAAAAGGGCAGGAAGAGCTCTTTCTCCGTCTTGCGTTCCGTCACAGTATCTCCATCAGTCGCGGAATCCAGAATGAGGTAAAGTTTTCCTCGGGCAATCAGACCTTTGCCATACTGCGTCTCATTCAGGGCTTCGCCCACGCCACCGCCGTCGTTGAAGAGATGACGCCGATGGAGCAGCATCTCCAGAGCACCATCCTCCAAACTGGCTCCTCCCTGGGAGCGATCATTCAGGAGGACCAATCGCTTGGTATCGTCCTGAAGGGCAATTCTCGAAGTGACTGGATAGAAGTTGCCACTCACAGGCTGACGGCTTAAGTCGGAGACGAAGTCCTCGCGTTTGTTCTTCTCACGTTTCATCAGCTCACGACCATTGGAATCGGTATAGAAAACTCCGTTCGAAGAAATCTCACTCTTAAAGTTTGTGACAAACTCACTACCTTCTTTGTCATCGATGGGAATGGGTCCCACCAGCCACTCGAACTCCACTCTGTTTACGCCCTCGTAGATGCGGATCACTTGCGAGATCCAATCGTTCACATGCTGGTGCACTTCCTTGACCAAACTTCCCTCATAGACTGTGAACTCAAAGTCATTTTCAAAAACTTGAATATCCCCACTTTGGCGGAAAGTGTAGGCGCAAGAAGTGTTGCTCTTGTAAACGCCAAAGTTCTGGACTATTTTCTCAGACACACCGTTCATTTCGACCGACTTCAATCGTCCTGTTTGGTTGTCAATCACCAGTTTAACGAGCTGTGGGTTATAAATCTAAATTATaacacatttttgttattagATAATGAAAGGCACTTACCGAGTTTTCTACTACAGTCTCTGAACTTTCATCTTCTCTGGGATCAATCTTCTTTATAGAAGGTTTGGCCTCCGAGCTC from Drosophila yakuba strain Tai18E2 chromosome 2L, Prin_Dyak_Tai18E2_2.1, whole genome shotgun sequence includes these protein-coding regions:
- the LOC6527782 gene encoding lysosomal alpha-mannosidase, which produces MGSVNILAIFLALIASHVTPSEAVCGYESCPDTKSNMINIHLVPHSHDDLGWLKTVDQYYYGNKHNIQHAGVQYIFDTVVAELSKDSRRRFIQVETGFFAKWWEDQSEAKKQLVRTLVNEGRLEFTGGAWSMNDEAAVNYQSVIDQFAVGLKFLNDNFGVCGRPRVGWQIDAFGHSREQASMFAQMAFDGQFFARMDQNDKNKRVDNLGLEMVWDASETLEEMDFFTGMLYNHYSAPPGFCFDSLCQDDPIIDGKSYDNNVKSRVDDFLNYASNLAGYYRSTHIMVPMGDDFQYENAYMNYKNMDKLIKYVNERQASGSKYNIFYSTAGCYLNSLHKSLQSWPSKTQDFLPHSHEAKSFWTGFFTSRPTQKRFERDGNHILQVAKQLSVLADLSGEEQTRDLDYLRQIMAVMQHHDAITGTEKQEVSNDYDRLLYDAILGGANTARDALRVLTNQPSGEFESCLKLNISECAFTKENADDFMVTLYNPLAHTSVQYVRVPVKEENYQVTDEKGAVVASELVPVPWEVLALEFRNNDTQHELVFKASVNKIATYFIKKVDKTTATDNTLTTQTKQFINEKESNLNVPKRFKKVHSLKTDLEPLDDQETVVQNSLIKLVIDNNTGRLKTVEMNGVSEDIGQTFGMYKTARSCHYIFRQDSDLELLEDAFDFTVYEGESVKEVHQHVNEWISQVIRIYEGVNRVEFEWLVGPVPIDDELGKEIVTIFKSGIASGGVFYTDSNGREMMRREKDKREDFSPDLSEQPVSGNYYPVTSRMALQDASKRMVLLNDRSQGGASLEDGRLEMMLHRRHIFADGSGAAEAINEQQFGKGLIARGKLFLYLNSVEDGATASERVAEKEIHLPFWKFFSKSSNIQSDVTKSLSDFNDLPQSVHLLTLEPYSKDEILLRFENFLDQTEGHVVSFSIRQIFDDLGGLEIRETTLDGNLPLSDMKRLKFHHDGSGPVPSSPEYFTSLHKPLAADRSQDDSEFSVTLKPLQIRTFIIKKE